From the genome of Halorussus caseinilyticus, one region includes:
- a CDS encoding HNH endonuclease — translation MKDLFRIGVEYRDKGSAKHPEDQFLNWIRGSLDTGIKNTGGIRELSSDVADDPAAIVLVSNDDGVSQHADPWRDALSTSRGRIDYWGDAKHGNPYDESHRNGKIKRAFDHAARGNRERVPPVLVFRKPRPGIVEFCGLCVPDYFEVKNYRDDDGNRIPNYLFHFTVLNADAVAPTWLHDRVRTNSDERAPSVWRDWVRTGEVRQWPTGEVVSDTGGTRRRDERERVTVSARFRSEVLDRYDHRCAMTDVREASLLDLAHVVPRSDSPESAEDPENALVLNALHHRAFDADLFTLDAERRIRVSPEFDPGHPFLRESVAERRGDRVSLPETARIGAEYLEERNAELGWL, via the coding sequence ATGAAAGACCTGTTTCGTATCGGCGTCGAGTACCGGGACAAAGGGAGCGCCAAACATCCCGAAGACCAGTTTCTGAACTGGATTCGCGGGTCGTTGGACACCGGCATCAAGAACACGGGCGGCATCCGCGAGTTGAGTTCTGACGTGGCCGACGACCCCGCGGCCATCGTCCTCGTCTCCAACGACGACGGCGTGTCACAGCACGCCGACCCGTGGCGAGACGCGCTCTCGACTTCCCGCGGCCGAATCGACTACTGGGGCGACGCCAAACACGGCAACCCCTACGACGAGTCCCACCGGAACGGGAAAATCAAGCGCGCGTTCGACCACGCCGCCAGAGGCAACCGCGAGCGAGTTCCGCCGGTACTGGTTTTCCGAAAGCCGCGGCCGGGAATCGTGGAGTTCTGCGGCCTCTGCGTGCCCGACTACTTCGAGGTGAAGAACTACCGGGACGACGACGGAAACCGAATCCCGAACTACCTCTTTCACTTCACGGTGCTGAACGCGGATGCGGTCGCTCCGACGTGGCTTCACGACCGCGTGCGGACGAACAGCGACGAGCGGGCACCGTCGGTGTGGCGCGACTGGGTTCGGACGGGCGAGGTCCGCCAGTGGCCGACGGGCGAAGTCGTGAGCGACACCGGCGGGACCCGCCGACGGGACGAACGCGAGCGAGTCACCGTCAGCGCCCGGTTCCGGAGCGAGGTACTGGACCGCTACGACCATCGGTGCGCGATGACGGACGTTCGGGAGGCGTCCCTGCTGGACCTCGCGCACGTCGTTCCGCGAAGCGACTCCCCGGAGTCCGCCGAAGACCCGGAGAACGCCCTCGTGTTGAACGCGCTCCACCACCGCGCGTTCGACGCCGACCTGTTCACCCTCGACGCCGAGCGCCGGATTCGGGTCAGTCCGGAGTTCGACCCCGGCCACCCGTTCCTCCGCGAGAGCGTCGCAGAGCGACGCGGCGACCGGGTGTCGTTGCCGGAGACGGCGCGAATCGGAGCGGAGTATCTGGAAGAGCGGAACGCCGAGTTGGGGTGGTTGTAG
- a CDS encoding carbonic anhydrase, which produces MTDQTLVDLLEGNREHVESLPSDHFADVQDEQRPSVVSVCCSDSRVSQEGMWNVTEPGQLFAPSNIGNQAWDDYDGERVVNGNLLYPVAHTGTETIAVVGHTGCGAVTAAYRAVTEGEGADYPGIEKWVLSLVPVVEDGLEDDAIDAADDESAVVNRLVEYNVNRQVAFLREADAIPDSASVYGFVYDFQRVYGDVPGRTYLVNDDGETDPDAIADRLPSEYADNVASLLH; this is translated from the coding sequence ATGACCGACCAGACGCTCGTCGACCTGTTGGAGGGGAACCGCGAACACGTCGAATCGCTCCCGTCGGACCACTTCGCCGACGTGCAGGACGAACAGCGACCGAGCGTCGTCTCCGTCTGCTGTTCGGACTCGCGGGTCTCCCAAGAGGGGATGTGGAACGTCACGGAACCGGGGCAGTTGTTCGCGCCGAGCAACATCGGCAATCAGGCGTGGGACGACTACGACGGCGAACGCGTCGTCAACGGCAACCTGCTCTATCCCGTCGCCCACACCGGCACCGAGACGATTGCGGTCGTCGGTCACACGGGTTGTGGCGCGGTCACGGCGGCCTACCGCGCGGTCACCGAGGGCGAGGGTGCCGACTACCCCGGTATCGAGAAGTGGGTCCTGAGTCTCGTCCCGGTGGTCGAGGACGGCCTCGAAGACGACGCGATTGACGCCGCCGACGACGAGTCGGCGGTCGTCAACCGGCTCGTGGAGTACAACGTCAACCGGCAGGTCGCGTTCCTCCGGGAGGCCGACGCGATTCCGGACTCGGCGTCGGTTTACGGGTTCGTCTACGACTTCCAGCGCGTCTACGGCGACGTTCCCGGTCGAACCTACCTCGTCAACGACGACGGCGAGACCGACCCGGACGCCATCGCCGACCGACTCCCCTCGGAGTACGCCGACAACGTGGCGAGTCTGCTCCACTGA
- a CDS encoding ABC transporter ATP-binding protein has translation MSFIDEDDDPFEEQREQAENPMKRLFLEYGSENTSAFVTGVVASVFARVLNLLPPIILGVAIDALFSEDAAKIPYPEALAGQLPLMSESFAAEIAPATTTDQFWFSVAIVAGAFGFGAAFHWARNWGWNSFAQNIQHSIRTDTYDKMQRLNMDFFADKQTGEMMSILSNDVNRLERFLNDGMNSAFRLSVMVVAIAVILFSMNWQLALVAMVPVPLIAAFTYKFVEIIQPKYADVRSAVGKVNSRLENNLGGIQVIKTSNTESYESDRVEDVSNNYFDSNWGAIVTRIKFFPSLQILSGLGFALTFVVGGLWVLNGEGPWFFTGNLSRGEFVVFILLTQRFIWPMAQFGSIINMYQRAYASSSRIFGLMDEPSRIREDPDAEDLTVEDGEVVYEDVTFGYDDEETIVDDISFDVAGGDTLALVGPTGAGKSTVLKLLLRMYDVDDGAIRIDGTDLRDVSLPSLRQAVGYVSQDTFMFYGTVKENIAYGTFDVDDEDIVEAAKAAEAHEFITNLPEGYDTEVGERGVKLSGGQRQRISIARAVLKDPEILVLDEATSDVDTETEMLIQRSLDELTEDRTTFAIAHRLSTIKDADKIVVLEDGEIVERGSHDELLGEDGLYAHLWGVQAGEIDELPQEFIERAARRTASVETDADD, from the coding sequence ATGAGTTTCATTGACGAGGACGACGACCCGTTCGAGGAACAACGGGAGCAGGCCGAGAATCCGATGAAACGGCTATTCCTCGAATACGGGTCCGAGAACACCTCCGCGTTCGTCACCGGCGTCGTGGCGAGCGTCTTCGCGCGGGTGCTGAACCTCCTCCCGCCCATCATCCTCGGGGTCGCTATCGACGCGCTCTTCTCCGAGGACGCGGCCAAGATTCCGTACCCGGAGGCGCTCGCGGGGCAACTCCCGCTGATGTCCGAGAGCTTCGCGGCCGAAATCGCGCCAGCCACGACGACCGACCAGTTCTGGTTCTCGGTCGCTATCGTCGCGGGGGCGTTCGGATTCGGAGCGGCGTTCCACTGGGCACGAAACTGGGGGTGGAACTCCTTCGCCCAGAACATCCAGCACTCGATTCGGACCGACACGTACGACAAGATGCAGCGACTGAACATGGACTTCTTCGCCGACAAGCAGACCGGCGAGATGATGTCCATCCTCTCGAATGACGTGAACCGACTGGAGCGCTTTCTCAACGACGGGATGAACTCGGCGTTCCGCCTGTCGGTAATGGTCGTCGCCATCGCGGTCATCCTGTTCAGCATGAACTGGCAACTCGCGCTGGTGGCGATGGTGCCGGTACCGCTCATCGCGGCGTTCACCTACAAGTTCGTGGAGATTATCCAGCCGAAGTACGCCGACGTGCGCTCTGCGGTCGGGAAGGTCAACTCCCGACTGGAGAACAACCTCGGCGGGATTCAGGTCATCAAGACATCCAACACCGAGAGCTACGAGTCCGACCGGGTCGAGGACGTGTCGAACAACTACTTCGACTCGAACTGGGGCGCTATCGTCACCCGCATCAAGTTCTTCCCGTCCTTGCAGATTCTCTCGGGTCTTGGGTTCGCACTGACGTTCGTCGTCGGCGGTCTCTGGGTCCTCAACGGCGAAGGGCCGTGGTTCTTCACGGGGAACCTCAGTCGCGGTGAGTTCGTCGTCTTCATCCTGCTGACCCAGCGGTTCATCTGGCCGATGGCCCAGTTCGGTTCCATCATCAATATGTATCAACGCGCGTACGCGTCGAGTTCCCGCATCTTCGGACTGATGGACGAACCGAGTCGGATTCGGGAAGACCCCGACGCCGAGGACCTCACCGTCGAGGACGGCGAAGTCGTCTACGAGGACGTGACCTTCGGCTACGACGACGAGGAGACTATCGTGGACGACATCAGTTTCGACGTGGCGGGCGGCGACACCCTCGCGCTGGTGGGTCCGACCGGGGCCGGAAAGTCCACGGTCCTGAAGCTCCTGCTCCGGATGTACGACGTGGACGACGGCGCGATTCGCATCGACGGCACCGACCTCCGGGACGTGAGTCTGCCGAGTCTCCGCCAAGCCGTCGGCTACGTCAGCCAAGACACGTTCATGTTCTACGGGACGGTCAAGGAGAACATCGCCTACGGCACCTTCGACGTTGACGACGAGGACATCGTGGAGGCCGCGAAAGCCGCCGAAGCCCACGAGTTCATCACGAACCTGCCCGAGGGCTACGACACCGAAGTCGGCGAGCGCGGCGTGAAGTTGTCGGGCGGTCAGCGCCAGCGCATCTCCATCGCCCGCGCGGTCCTGAAAGACCCCGAGATTCTGGTGCTGGACGAGGCCACCAGCGACGTGGACACCGAGACGGAGATGCTCATCCAGCGGAGTCTGGACGAACTCACCGAAGACCGGACCACCTTCGCCATCGCCCACCGCCTCTCGACCATCAAGGACGCGGACAAAATCGTCGTCCTCGAAGACGGCGAAATCGTGGAGCGCGGGAGCCACGACGAACTCTTGGGCGAAGACGGTCTCTACGCCCACCTCTGGGGCGTGCAAGCCGGAGAAATCGACGAGTTGCCACAGGAGTTCATCGAGCGCGCGGCCCGACGGACCGCCAGCGTCGAGACCGACGCCGACGATTAG
- a CDS encoding Cdc6/Cdc18 family protein — MGGLFSDVTDTIFLDKEVLEEEYQPDEILEREEEIDEYKSAFKDVLFGRNPSNVMLYGKAGVGKTAVTRYVLDELEAETDQREEADDLYVHRHNCNGDTMFSAVRTLVNGLLPEGSAPFPKKGLSTADALEEFYSQLDRLGGTHLVVLDEIDHLQDANELLYELPRARANNHIIEARIGVIGISNNYTFRQRLSAKVQDALKEEEISFSTYDANELRAILHDRAEKALSDDSYSNSAIAKAAAVAGRDTGSARQAIDLLRKGAEIAEQNDEPMVEDDHIGLAREAVKRGRLQDKIEDQSLHARLVLEAVAQLDHVGETPARSKEIMKMYRRVAAKRAEEPLTTLKSIQNHLSDLYMLGFLLRHEENEGRKGGSYHEYDLDMDADVVFEVCDELDREEAV; from the coding sequence ATGGGCGGGCTGTTCAGCGACGTTACAGACACTATCTTCCTCGACAAGGAAGTCCTCGAAGAGGAGTACCAACCGGACGAAATCCTCGAACGCGAGGAAGAGATAGACGAGTACAAATCCGCGTTCAAAGACGTTCTCTTCGGCCGCAACCCGTCGAACGTCATGCTCTACGGAAAGGCTGGCGTCGGAAAGACCGCGGTCACGCGCTACGTTCTCGACGAACTCGAAGCCGAGACCGACCAGCGCGAGGAAGCGGACGACCTGTACGTCCACCGCCACAACTGTAACGGTGACACGATGTTCAGCGCCGTCCGAACTCTCGTGAACGGACTCCTGCCCGAGGGGAGCGCGCCGTTCCCGAAGAAGGGTCTCTCGACGGCCGACGCCCTCGAAGAGTTCTACAGCCAACTCGACCGCCTCGGCGGGACCCATCTGGTCGTCTTGGACGAAATCGACCACCTACAGGACGCGAACGAACTGCTCTACGAACTCCCTCGCGCCCGCGCGAACAACCACATTATAGAAGCCCGAATCGGCGTCATCGGCATCAGCAACAACTACACCTTTCGACAGCGCCTCTCGGCGAAAGTACAGGACGCGCTGAAAGAAGAGGAAATCTCGTTCAGCACCTACGACGCCAACGAACTCCGGGCGATTCTCCACGACCGGGCCGAAAAAGCTCTCTCGGACGATAGCTACTCGAACAGCGCCATCGCCAAGGCCGCCGCCGTCGCGGGACGCGACACGGGGAGTGCCCGACAAGCAATCGACCTCCTCCGAAAGGGCGCGGAAATCGCCGAGCAGAACGACGAACCGATGGTCGAAGACGACCACATCGGTCTCGCCCGCGAAGCGGTCAAGCGCGGCCGCCTACAGGACAAAATCGAAGACCAGTCGCTCCACGCCCGCCTCGTCCTCGAAGCAGTGGCCCAACTCGACCACGTGGGCGAGACGCCCGCTCGCTCGAAGGAGATTATGAAGATGTACCGCCGCGTGGCCGCCAAGCGCGCCGAGGAACCGCTGACGACGCTCAAGAGCATCCAGAACCACCTCAGCGACCTCTACATGCTCGGGTTCCTGCTCCGTCACGAGGAGAACGAGGGACGGAAGGGCGGGTCGTACCACGAGTACGACCTCGACATGGACGCCGACGTAGTGTTCGAGGTCTGTGACGAACTCGACAGGGAAGAGGCGGTGTAG
- a CDS encoding metal-dependent hydrolase — MMATTHALFGMALGAVALFVAPEYATVAIAAGGAGGLFPDLDLAGDHRKDLHFPVYFSLAAIPALALAALAPSTVTVAAGAFLASAALHSASDALGGGLELRPWEATSDEAVYDHFNGRWVAPRRWIRYDGAPEDLLAAAAFAVPGVLYAEPLQQAVLALLGVSTVYALVRKRLVDFGEEVAERLPAGLAAHLIDE; from the coding sequence ATGATGGCGACTACTCACGCCCTGTTCGGAATGGCGCTCGGAGCGGTGGCGCTGTTCGTCGCGCCCGAGTACGCCACCGTCGCAATCGCGGCGGGCGGGGCGGGCGGTCTGTTCCCGGACTTGGACCTCGCGGGTGACCACCGGAAGGACCTCCACTTCCCGGTGTACTTCTCGCTCGCGGCGATTCCGGCGCTCGCGCTCGCCGCGCTCGCGCCCTCGACGGTCACGGTAGCGGCTGGGGCCTTCCTCGCGTCGGCGGCGCTTCACTCCGCCAGCGACGCCCTCGGCGGCGGTCTGGAACTCCGGCCGTGGGAAGCCACCTCCGACGAGGCCGTCTACGACCACTTCAACGGCCGGTGGGTCGCCCCGCGCCGGTGGATTCGCTACGACGGCGCGCCCGAGGACCTGCTGGCGGCCGCCGCGTTCGCGGTGCCGGGCGTCCTCTACGCCGAACCGCTCCAGCAGGCCGTCCTCGCGCTCCTCGGGGTTTCGACGGTCTACGCTCTCGTCCGGAAGCGCCTCGTGGACTTCGGCGAGGAAGTCGCGGAGCGACTTCCGGCCGGACTCGCCGCCCACCTAATCGACGAGTGA
- the otsB gene encoding trehalose-phosphatase, translated as MPDTPDIPDSLRENLYVAVEALVEHDGLLVALDFDGTLAAIENRPEDATIPGPAREAIVALAAEPNVEVAVVSGRELADVRERVGVPDISYAGNHGLEIHADEYEVHPTASEAEETIAHLCDLLAHQLADVDGVIVENKGVTATVHYRLVADDAVPTVVNAVETLATPRDDVRLTTGKNVLELRPAVEWDKGEAVRELYDRLVPDDRQWLPVYVGDDTTDEAAFSLLDDRGLGVKVGDDPGTEAPYRVADPEAVRAILSWLSEYGVEFLQTDHHAVPVGGA; from the coding sequence ATGCCAGACACCCCCGACATCCCCGACTCGCTTCGGGAGAACCTCTACGTCGCAGTGGAAGCACTGGTCGAACACGACGGCCTGTTGGTCGCCCTCGACTTCGACGGCACCTTGGCCGCCATCGAGAACCGGCCCGAGGACGCCACGATTCCCGGCCCGGCTCGGGAGGCAATCGTGGCGCTGGCCGCCGAACCGAACGTGGAAGTCGCGGTGGTCAGCGGCCGGGAACTCGCCGACGTGCGCGAACGCGTCGGCGTCCCGGACATCTCCTACGCCGGGAACCACGGCCTCGAAATCCACGCCGACGAGTACGAGGTCCACCCGACCGCGAGCGAGGCCGAGGAAACAATCGCACACCTCTGTGACCTACTGGCCCACCAACTCGCCGACGTGGACGGCGTCATCGTGGAGAACAAGGGCGTGACCGCGACGGTTCACTACCGACTCGTGGCCGACGACGCCGTGCCGACGGTCGTCAACGCCGTCGAGACGCTGGCGACGCCCCGCGACGACGTGCGCCTGACCACCGGCAAGAACGTGCTGGAACTCCGGCCCGCCGTCGAGTGGGACAAGGGCGAGGCCGTCCGGGAACTCTACGACCGACTCGTCCCCGACGACCGGCAGTGGCTTCCGGTCTACGTCGGCGACGACACCACCGACGAGGCGGCCTTCAGTCTCTTGGACGACCGGGGTCTCGGCGTCAAGGTCGGCGACGACCCCGGCACCGAAGCGCCGTACCGCGTCGCCGACCCGGAGGCGGTCCGGGCGATACTCTCGTGGCTGAGCGAGTACGGCGTCGAGTTCCTGCAGACCGACCACCACGCCGTCCCGGTCGGTGGGGCTTGA
- a CDS encoding universal stress protein, producing the protein MVGDAIAYDDILVPTDGSKAAERAVEQAVELAAESGGTVHALYVMNVGDADFMVTPSDIAETKERLQKKGARFLDAATDRAEQAGVECVTATKSGIPEDEILDYAREHGVDLVVMGRRGRSDPDKPLIGSTTKRVLGKTDVPVRVV; encoded by the coding sequence ATGGTGGGGGACGCGATAGCGTACGACGACATCCTCGTGCCGACCGACGGGAGCAAAGCGGCCGAGCGAGCGGTCGAACAGGCCGTCGAACTCGCGGCCGAGAGCGGCGGAACCGTCCACGCCCTCTACGTGATGAACGTCGGGGACGCCGACTTCATGGTGACGCCCAGCGACATCGCCGAGACCAAAGAGCGCCTGCAAAAGAAGGGAGCGCGCTTCCTCGACGCGGCGACGGACCGCGCCGAGCAAGCGGGCGTCGAGTGCGTCACGGCGACCAAATCCGGCATTCCCGAAGACGAGATACTCGACTACGCCCGCGAACACGGCGTGGACCTCGTGGTGATGGGGCGGCGGGGCCGGTCGGACCCCGACAAACCCCTCATCGGGTCCACAACCAAGCGGGTTCTCGGGAAGACGGACGTGCCGGTCCGCGTCGTGTAG
- a CDS encoding alpha,alpha-trehalose-phosphate synthase (UDP-forming), producing MTANTTGATAQAAAETVADLCEDRELVVVSNRQPYSHDYADGAQSTASDDRITVDRPAGGLTAALDPVMQAAEGTWVAWGDGDADREVADDDGRVGVPPEDPAYDLRRVWLSDEQVEGYYRGYSNRVLWPLCHLDTAKMKPREEFWQAYRETNDDFADAIVAATDGAAPDPVVWFQDYHLALAPRAVREERPDAFLAHFWHVPWPSRDVFRACPQYETLLDGLLANDLVGFHTDDYCRNFLDCVEAATDARVDRASASVSYRDHRTFVRSFPLGIDASRQAELAESDAADRWWADFRESHGIDPDDAIAVGVERLDYTKGIEPRLAALERFWAENPEWRGELTYVQKGTESRAGIPAYDDLRNRVAAEVERINDRLGTDDWTPVVYTTDHLPEEGIAALYREADLGLVTPVRDGMNLVAKEFVAAQTREPGVLVLSELAGATEQLGDEAVVVHPHDTANFADAIADSLALSRVERRKRAADLQREVHAEDVYEWLESTFETAAAIQRGRRSIRPDRPSRPAPDGD from the coding sequence ATGACAGCGAACACGACAGGGGCGACAGCACAAGCGGCCGCCGAAACCGTCGCAGACCTCTGCGAGGACCGCGAACTCGTCGTGGTATCGAACCGCCAACCGTACAGTCACGACTACGCCGACGGTGCGCAATCGACCGCGAGCGACGACCGCATAACCGTGGACCGCCCGGCGGGGGGTCTCACCGCGGCGCTCGACCCGGTGATGCAGGCCGCGGAAGGGACGTGGGTCGCGTGGGGCGACGGCGACGCCGACCGGGAAGTCGCGGACGACGACGGACGGGTCGGTGTCCCGCCCGAGGACCCGGCCTACGACCTCCGGCGCGTCTGGTTGTCCGACGAGCAGGTCGAAGGCTACTACCGCGGGTACAGCAATCGGGTCCTCTGGCCGCTGTGTCACCTCGACACCGCGAAGATGAAGCCCCGCGAGGAGTTCTGGCAGGCGTACCGCGAGACCAACGACGACTTCGCCGACGCAATCGTGGCCGCCACCGACGGCGCGGCCCCCGACCCCGTGGTGTGGTTTCAGGACTACCACCTCGCGCTGGCCCCGCGAGCGGTCCGGGAAGAGCGACCCGACGCCTTCCTCGCGCACTTCTGGCACGTCCCGTGGCCGTCCCGCGACGTGTTCCGGGCGTGCCCCCAGTACGAGACGCTTCTCGACGGCTTGCTCGCGAACGACCTCGTGGGCTTTCACACCGACGACTACTGCCGGAACTTCCTCGACTGCGTGGAGGCCGCCACCGACGCCCGCGTGGACCGCGCCAGCGCAAGCGTCTCGTACCGCGACCACCGGACGTTCGTGCGGTCGTTCCCCCTCGGCATCGACGCCAGTAGGCAGGCCGAACTCGCCGAGTCCGACGCCGCCGACCGGTGGTGGGCCGACTTCCGCGAGAGCCACGGTATCGACCCCGACGACGCCATCGCGGTGGGGGTCGAGCGCCTCGACTACACCAAGGGCATCGAACCCCGTCTCGCCGCCCTCGAACGCTTCTGGGCCGAAAATCCGGAGTGGCGCGGCGAGTTGACCTACGTCCAGAAGGGAACCGAGAGCAGGGCGGGCATCCCGGCCTACGACGACCTCCGAAATCGCGTGGCCGCCGAAGTCGAGCGCATCAACGACCGCTTGGGCACCGACGACTGGACGCCCGTGGTCTACACCACCGACCACCTGCCCGAGGAAGGAATCGCCGCGCTCTACCGGGAGGCCGACCTCGGTCTCGTCACGCCGGTCCGCGACGGGATGAACCTCGTCGCCAAGGAGTTCGTCGCGGCCCAGACCCGCGAACCCGGCGTCCTCGTCCTGAGCGAACTCGCGGGCGCGACCGAGCAGTTGGGCGACGAGGCCGTCGTCGTCCACCCACACGACACCGCGAACTTCGCCGACGCCATCGCCGACTCGCTGGCGCTCTCGCGGGTCGAACGCCGAAAGCGCGCCGCGGACCTCCAGCGCGAGGTCCACGCCGAAGACGTGTACGAGTGGTTGGAATCGACCTTCGAGACCGCCGCCGCCATCCAGCGCGGGCGTCGCTCGATTCGGCCGGACCGCCCGAGTCGCCCCGCGCCCGACGGCGACTGA
- the fer gene encoding ferredoxin Fer: MESPFDVLLVDADADDEEIEQAYRERIKEAHPDQGGSVEEFKAVRRAYERIKAGYEEQTEVTAADFADEDDSDDEREQERAYSEVTYLNYDVLSDFGWQTDDERLFRKAADEDFGEVDYGQFRVRPGESLLEAAEERGFAWPFACRGGACANCAILLLEGELSMPSSHVLPAELMERGFRLSCNGMPITDELKVVYNVKHMPELDDLLLPPRPFEQAYAND, encoded by the coding sequence ATGGAGTCCCCGTTCGACGTGTTACTCGTCGATGCCGACGCCGACGACGAGGAGATAGAGCAGGCGTACAGAGAGCGGATTAAGGAGGCCCATCCGGACCAAGGCGGGTCGGTCGAGGAGTTCAAAGCGGTCCGGCGGGCCTACGAGCGAATCAAAGCGGGGTACGAGGAGCAGACGGAGGTCACGGCGGCCGACTTCGCGGACGAAGACGACTCGGACGACGAACGGGAGCAAGAACGCGCCTACTCCGAGGTGACGTATCTCAACTACGACGTTCTCTCGGACTTCGGGTGGCAGACCGACGACGAGCGACTGTTTCGGAAGGCGGCCGACGAGGACTTCGGGGAAGTGGACTACGGGCAGTTCCGGGTTCGGCCCGGCGAGTCACTGCTCGAAGCCGCGGAGGAACGCGGGTTCGCGTGGCCGTTCGCCTGCCGCGGCGGAGCCTGCGCCAACTGCGCGATTCTGCTCCTCGAAGGCGAGTTGTCGATGCCCTCCAGTCACGTCCTCCCGGCGGAACTGATGGAGCGCGGGTTTCGGCTATCTTGCAACGGGATGCCCATCACCGACGAGTTGAAAGTCGTCTACAACGTCAAGCACATGCCCGAACTCGACGACTTGCTGTTGCCGCCGCGCCCGTTCGAACAGGCGTACGCGAACGACTAG
- a CDS encoding aldo/keto reductase translates to MVEVSENQSDTFDIGGELTVNRLAFGAMRLTGEDIIGPPDDETEAREVLRRAVEMNVDFVDTADSYGPGVSERIVREAIDADDAVVGTKAGLLRNRSGDWIPHGGPDFFRNQVLCSLDRLGVKSIDLYQLHTPDVDCSFEDAVNTFAELKDDGLVDHVGLSNVSVEQLDEAREMVEVATVQNEYNVGNRDHEDVLEACEDAGIGFISYFPIGGGELGEKKSVLEDVAGNHDATPRQVALAWLLQHSPVTIPIPGTSSVDHLEQNVAASALELSDDEMNRLGE, encoded by the coding sequence ATGGTCGAAGTCAGCGAAAATCAGAGCGATACGTTCGACATCGGCGGCGAACTGACGGTCAATCGCCTCGCGTTCGGCGCGATGCGGTTGACCGGCGAGGACATCATCGGCCCGCCTGACGACGAGACCGAGGCCCGCGAAGTTCTCCGGCGCGCGGTCGAGATGAACGTCGATTTCGTGGACACCGCCGACTCCTACGGACCGGGGGTCAGCGAGCGCATCGTCCGCGAGGCCATCGACGCCGACGACGCCGTGGTGGGGACCAAGGCCGGACTCCTCCGGAACCGGTCGGGCGACTGGATACCCCACGGCGGCCCCGACTTCTTCCGGAATCAGGTCCTCTGTAGCCTCGACCGACTCGGCGTCAAGAGCATCGACCTCTACCAGTTGCACACGCCCGACGTGGACTGCTCGTTCGAGGACGCGGTGAACACCTTCGCGGAGTTGAAAGACGACGGACTCGTGGACCACGTGGGCCTGAGCAACGTCAGCGTCGAGCAGTTGGACGAGGCCCGCGAGATGGTCGAGGTGGCGACGGTTCAAAACGAGTACAACGTCGGCAACCGCGACCACGAGGACGTGCTGGAAGCGTGTGAGGACGCCGGAATCGGCTTCATCTCCTACTTCCCTATCGGCGGCGGCGAACTCGGCGAGAAGAAGTCGGTACTGGAGGACGTGGCCGGGAACCACGACGCGACGCCGCGACAGGTCGCGCTGGCGTGGTTGCTCCAGCACTCGCCGGTGACGATACCGATTCCGGGCACCTCCAGCGTGGACCACCTCGAACAGAACGTCGCGGCGTCGGCGCTCGAACTCTCCGACGACGAGATGAACCGACTCGGCGAGTAA
- a CDS encoding DUF7538 family protein — MDERVAALAEQDGWQAEGFAARVHYQGGDDYYSIEFYAPSECVVYWKVKGDGETAVPVGRNTVPDPLRERIRQDLAAAEVDPEVESRSL, encoded by the coding sequence ATGGACGAACGAGTCGCGGCCCTCGCCGAACAGGACGGTTGGCAGGCCGAAGGCTTCGCCGCCCGCGTCCACTATCAGGGCGGCGACGACTACTACAGCATCGAGTTCTACGCGCCGAGCGAGTGCGTCGTCTACTGGAAGGTGAAAGGCGACGGCGAAACCGCGGTTCCGGTCGGCCGGAACACCGTCCCGGACCCCCTACGCGAGCGCATCCGGCAGGATTTGGCCGCGGCAGAGGTGGACCCGGAAGTCGAAAGCCGGTCGTTGTAG
- a CDS encoding DUF7385 family protein, whose amino-acid sequence MNETDLDELISSLTPHESADSVKTYRNTVSISCPACEDPFDDLVVCSGEYDSLELSKVLDLCVTTVDDDVLLFTHQH is encoded by the coding sequence ATGAACGAGACCGACCTCGACGAACTGATTTCGTCACTGACGCCCCACGAATCGGCGGACAGCGTAAAGACCTACCGCAACACCGTCAGCATCTCTTGTCCGGCCTGCGAGGACCCCTTCGACGATTTGGTCGTCTGTTCGGGCGAGTACGACAGCCTCGAACTGAGCAAGGTGCTCGACCTCTGCGTGACGACTGTGGACGACGACGTGCTTCTGTTTACGCACCAGCACTGA
- a CDS encoding cold-shock protein produces the protein MAKGTVDFFNDTGGYGFIDTEDADEDVFFHMEDVGGPDLEEGTEIEFDIEQADKGPRATNVQRL, from the coding sequence ATGGCGAAAGGTACGGTCGACTTCTTCAACGACACCGGCGGTTACGGCTTTATTGACACTGAGGACGCGGACGAGGACGTTTTCTTCCACATGGAGGACGTTGGCGGCCCGGACCTCGAAGAGGGAACGGAAATCGAGTTCGACATCGAGCAGGCTGACAAGGGTCCACGAGCGACCAACGTCCAGCGACTGTAA